A region of Streptomyces sp. R44 DNA encodes the following proteins:
- the dnaA gene encoding chromosomal replication initiator protein DnaA: MADVPADLAAVWPRVLEQLLAEGQQGIEPKDKQWIERCQPLALVADTALLAVPNEWGKRVLEGRLAPLISETLSRECGRPIRIAITVDDSVGEPTPPAPPVQQQPRYDERAQPEPYDKYDGYGHRPMPDDGLPTARPAYPDYAQPQRPDPGAWPRTQEDLSWQQPRLGGYQERAPYTGPEQSRGTRYDEPARGYEPQRPERAELPDPQNHGPRPGPRPGGVPGGGPGSSSSGQGAGAPGEQHARLNPKYLFDTFVIGSSNRFAHAAAVAVAEAPAKAYNPLFIYGESGLGKTHLLHAIGHYARSLYPGTRVRYVSSEEFTNEFINSIRDGKGDAFRKRYRDVDILLVDDIQFLASKESTQEEFFHTFNTLHNANKQIVLSSDRPPKQLVTLEDRLRNRFEWGLTTDVQPPELETRIAILRKKAVQEQLNAPPEVLEFIASRISRNIRELEGALIRVTAFASLNRQPVDLGLTEIVLKDLIPGGEDSSPEITAPAIMAATADYFGLTVEDLCGSSRSRVLVTARQIAMYLCRELTDLSLPKIGAQFGGRDHTTVMHADRKIRALMAERRSIYNQVTELTNRIKNG, translated from the coding sequence GTGGCTGACGTACCTGCCGATCTTGCCGCAGTGTGGCCACGCGTCCTCGAGCAGCTCCTCGCCGAGGGCCAGCAGGGAATCGAGCCCAAGGACAAGCAGTGGATCGAGCGCTGCCAGCCGCTCGCCCTGGTCGCGGACACCGCGCTGCTCGCCGTGCCCAACGAGTGGGGGAAGCGGGTCCTGGAGGGCCGGCTCGCCCCGCTGATCAGCGAGACCCTCAGCCGTGAGTGCGGTCGGCCGATCCGGATCGCGATCACCGTCGACGACTCCGTCGGCGAGCCGACGCCGCCGGCGCCCCCGGTGCAGCAGCAGCCCCGCTACGACGAGCGCGCACAGCCCGAGCCGTACGACAAGTACGACGGGTACGGCCACCGGCCGATGCCCGACGACGGGCTGCCCACCGCCCGGCCCGCCTATCCGGACTACGCGCAGCCGCAGCGGCCCGACCCCGGTGCCTGGCCGCGCACCCAGGAGGACCTCTCCTGGCAGCAGCCGCGGCTCGGCGGGTACCAGGAGCGCGCCCCGTACACCGGTCCGGAGCAGTCCCGGGGGACCCGTTACGACGAGCCGGCCCGCGGCTACGAGCCGCAGCGGCCCGAGCGCGCCGAGCTGCCCGACCCGCAGAACCACGGTCCTCGTCCCGGCCCCCGCCCCGGCGGTGTGCCGGGCGGCGGTCCCGGCTCCTCGTCCTCCGGGCAGGGCGCCGGCGCTCCGGGCGAGCAGCACGCGCGGCTGAACCCCAAGTACCTCTTCGACACCTTCGTCATCGGTTCCTCGAACCGGTTCGCGCACGCGGCCGCCGTCGCGGTGGCCGAGGCGCCGGCGAAGGCGTACAACCCGCTCTTCATCTACGGGGAGTCGGGTCTCGGCAAGACCCACCTGCTGCACGCGATCGGGCACTACGCGCGGAGCCTCTACCCTGGCACGCGCGTGCGGTACGTGAGCTCCGAGGAGTTCACCAACGAGTTCATCAACTCGATCCGCGACGGCAAGGGCGACGCCTTCCGCAAGCGCTACCGCGATGTGGACATCCTGCTCGTCGACGACATCCAGTTCCTCGCGAGCAAGGAGTCGACGCAGGAGGAGTTCTTCCACACCTTCAATACGCTCCACAACGCGAACAAGCAGATCGTGCTCTCCTCGGACCGGCCGCCGAAGCAGCTGGTGACCCTGGAGGACCGGCTCCGCAACCGCTTCGAGTGGGGACTCACCACCGATGTGCAGCCGCCGGAGCTGGAGACGCGCATCGCGATCCTCCGCAAGAAGGCGGTGCAGGAGCAGCTCAACGCCCCGCCGGAGGTACTGGAGTTCATCGCCTCCCGGATCTCGCGGAACATCCGTGAGCTGGAGGGCGCGCTGATCCGGGTGACGGCCTTCGCGAGCCTCAACCGGCAGCCGGTGGACCTCGGTCTGACCGAGATCGTCCTCAAGGACCTGATCCCCGGGGGCGAGGACAGCTCGCCGGAGATCACCGCTCCCGCCATCATGGCGGCCACCGCCGACTACTTCGGTCTGACGGTGGAGGACCTCTGTGGATCCTCGCGCAGCCGCGTCCTGGTGACGGCCCGGCAGATCGCCATGTACCTGTGCCGTGAGCTCACGGACCTGTCGCTGCCGAAGATCGGTGCGCAGTTCGGCGGCCGCGACCACACGACGGTGATGCACGCCGACCGGAAGATCCGTGCCCTGATGGCGGAGCGGCGCTCCATCTACAACCAGGTCACCGAGCTCACCAACCGCATCAAGAACGGCTGA